A window of the Lolium perenne isolate Kyuss_39 chromosome 7, Kyuss_2.0, whole genome shotgun sequence genome harbors these coding sequences:
- the LOC127314018 gene encoding protein SUPPRESSOR OF NPR1-1 CONSTITUTIVE 4, producing the protein MTSAVEADKFSTLKIIQRKINYHVHCAASGSPLVLLYFNPCQERCRQTQPGASWLHALSKDFMRISCSPMALPRRRLLLLAVIVVAIVFLPQVFSQLPNICGTKANGRYACPDCSTSAAATSNRSAGFEANLLELQASLQNMAPADASFLNATFATTDGDMADTVYGLAMCFADAEQSDCSACLAGAAAELAGTRCAGHKDMVLWYSHCLVRYNDTAFGTADTSPAQRFDVPNPNNFSNPVSLGVARQRLASRMLPAAAASGVRFTFDSEEVTANTTLYGLAQCSRDLLAEECSRCLASHTAWLAGCCADMDGVRLNGPSCYLRYEFMGFIPSMPPSMTPLLPLAPASVPGTPSGRKNARIYILVGTLSALALLSFFLGALLCYKKKRYFSLPPMPWKRDTPKIESFLQRQHPRRYSYSQVKQMTKSFAHRLGQGGNGVVYKGSLPDGHEIAVKMLKDNKDVDGEDFMTEVASISQTSHVNVVTLLGFCLQGRSKRGLIYEFMPNGSLERYSFGQATEHSLGWETLFDIAVGIARGFEYLHRGCNAHIVHFDIKPHNILLDRDFRPKISDFGLAKLCSQKESTIAVSIVGARGTIGYIAPEVFSRGVGAVTSKSDVYSYGMMVLEMSGARRSMDADEVPGSETSNSSKYFPQCLYEGLDQFCTRACEIDSEATELVRKMVVVGLWCVQISPSGRPSMSRVVEMLEKSTEELQLPPHGP; encoded by the exons ATGACTTCCGCAGTTGAAGCAGACAAGTTTAGCACTCTGAAAATCATTCAGAGAAAAATAAATTACCATGTTCATTGTGCGGCATCTGGTTCTCCActggtcttgctttactttaatcCCTGTCAGGAGAGGTGTAGACAAACTCAACCTGGGGCTTCATGGCTTCATGCTTTGAGCAAAGATTTCATGCGGATCAG TTGCAGTCCCATGGCTTTGCCTCGccggcgcctcctcctcctcgctgtcATCGTTGTCGCAATCGTCTTCCTCCCACAGGTGTTCTCCCAGCTTCCCAACATATGTGGGACAAAGGCCAATGGCAGGTATGCCTGCCCCGATTGCTCTACCTCTGCTGCAGCCACCTCAAATCGCAGCGCCGGCTTCGAAGCCAACCTCCTCGAGCTCCAGGCCTCTCTCCAAAACATGGCCCCTGCCGACGCCAGCTTCCTGAACGCCACATTCGCCACCACTGACGGCGACATGGCGGACACGGTTTATGGCCTTGCCATGTGCTTCGCCGATGCCGAGCAGTCCGACTGCTCCGCCTGCCTTGCTGGCGCGGCAGCTGAGCTGGCCGGGACCCGGTGTGCAGGCCACAAGGACATGGTCCTCTGGTACTCGCACTGCCTCGTGCGCTACAACGACACCGCCTTTGGCACTGCAGACACGTCGCCGGCGCAGCGGTTTGACGTGCCCAACCCCAACAACTTCTCCAACCCGGTGAGCCTGGGTGTGGCACGGCAGAGGTTGGCCTCTCGGATGCTCCCCGCGGCGGCGGCCTCGGGGGTTCGGTTTACCTTCGACAGCGAGGAGGTCACCGCAAACACGACGCTGTATGGGCTGGCGCAATGCTCGAGGGACCTCCTGGCCGAGGAGTGCAGCCGGTGCTTGGCGTCGCACACGGCCTGGTTGGCTGGATGCTGCGCCGATATGGATGGTGTCCGTCTCAATGGACCCAGCTGCTACCTGCGCTATGAATTCATGGGCTTCATCCCGAGCATGCCACCGTCCATGACGCCACTACTACCTCTAGCTCCAGCTTCTGTGCCAGGTACTCCCTCTGGAAGGAAGAACGCCAGGATATACATACTAGTTGGTACCCTGAGCGCATTAGCGCTGCTGTCCTTCTTTCTTGGAGCACTCCTGTGCTACAAGAAGAAACGGTATTTCTCACTTCCTCCCATGCCCTGGAAGAGGGACACGCCAAAGATTGAATCTTTCCTGCAGCGGCAACATCCGAGGAGATACAGCTACTCGCAAGTGAAACAGATGACGAAATCTTTCGCGCACAGGCTCGGCCAAGGCGGAAATGGCGTGGTCTACAAAGGCAGCCTCCCGGATGGCCATGAGATTGCTGTGAAGATGCTCAAGGACAACAAAGACGTCGATGGTGAGGATTTCATGACCGAGGTCGCCAGCATCAGCCAAACCTCCCATGTCAACGTCGTCACGCTGCTGGGATTCTGCTTGCAAGGGAGATCGAAAAGGGGCCTCATCTACGAGTTCATGCCTAACGGCTCCCTCGAAAGGTACAGTTTTGGGCAAGCCACTGAGCACTCGCTCGGCTGGGAGACCCTTTTTGACATTGCTGTTGGCATCGCGAGAGGCTTCGAGTATCTGCACCGAGGTTGCAACGCGCACATTGTGCATTTCGACATCAAGCCTCACAATATCCTCCTGGACCGGGACTTCCGGCCTAAGATCTCCGATTTTGGACTTGCCAAGTTGTGCTCCCAGAAAGAGAGCACTATCGCAGTGTCCATCGTTGGAGCCCGGGGAACGATCGGGTACATCGCGCCCGAGGTGTTTTCGAGGGGAGTAGGGGCAGTCACTAGCAAGTCCGATGTCTACAGCTATGGCATGATGGTCCTTGAGATGTCTGGGGCTAGGAGAAGCATGGACGCTGACGAGGTTCCTGGTTCAGAGACCAGCAACAGCAGCAAGTATTTCCCCCAGTGTTTGTATGAAGGTCTAGATCAGTTCTGCACAAGGGCCTGTGAGATCGATAGCGAGGCTACCGAGCTGGTGAGGAAGATGGTGGTGGTTGGGCTGTGGTGTGTGCAAATCTCCCCCTCGGGTCGGCCTTCCATGAGCAGAGTGGTCGAGATGCTGGAGAAGAGCACTGAAGAGCTTCAGCTACCACCACATGGACCTTGA